The DNA region TGGGCTTCAACAACCAGGGCTCGGCCCGGGTCGCCGCCCGGCTGGCCGCCCGCCCGCACACCAGCTCCACCCCGGTGATCGGCGTCAACATCGGCAAGACCAAGGTGGTCGAGGAGGCCGACGCCGTCGCCGACTACGTCAAGTCGACCGAGCGGCTGGCCAAGTACGCCGACTACCTGGTGGTCAACGTCAGCTCGCCGAACACCCCCGGACTGCGCAACCTCCAGGCCGTCGACCACCTGCGCCCGCTGCTCGCGGCCGTGCGCGAGGCCGCCGACCGCACCACCGCGCACCACGTGCCGCTGCTGGTCAAGATCGCCCCCGACCTGGCCGACGAGGACGTCGACGCGGTCGCCGACCTCGCCCTGGAGCTGCGGCTGGACGGCATCATCGCCACCAACACCACGATCGGCCGCGAGGGCCTGCGGGCCGACGCGAAGCGGGTCGAGGAGATCGGCATGGGCGGCCTGTCCGGCGCCCCGCTCAAGGCCCGTGCCCTGGAGGTGCTGCAGCGGCTGCGCGCCCGCACCGAGGGCCGGCTGACGCTGGTCTCGGTCGGCGGTGTGGAGACCGCCGAGGACGCCTGGCAGCGGATCATCCACGGCGCCGACCTGGTGCAGGGCTACAGCGCCTTCATCTACGAGGGTCCGTTCTGGTGCCGCCGGATCCACCGGGGCCTGTCCGCCCGGGTCCGCGCGGGGGGCTTCCGCGACCTCGCGGCGGCCGTCGGCAGCGCCGTCCGCGGTTCCTGAACCGCCCGCACCACCCCCGGAACGCCCGCACGACCCGGGAACGCCTTGCATGACCCCCGGGAACGCCCGCACGGCCCCGGGAACCCCCCGCGTGCCCCCCGGGAACGCCCGCACGACCCTCGGAAAGGACGACATGACCCTCGCCCCGTTCGGCGCCCGGCTGCGCCAGGCCCTCGACACCCGCGGCCAGCTCTGCGTCGGCATCGACCCGCACGCCTCCCTGCTCTCCGCCTGGGGGCTCGGCGACGACCTCGCCGGACTGGAGACCTTCAGCCGCACCGTGGTGGAGGCCCTGGCCGACCGGGTGGCCGTGCTCAAGCCGCAGGCCGCCTTCTTCGAGCGCTTCGGCAGCAAGGGCGTCGCGGTGCTGGAGAAGACCGTCGAGGAGGCCCGGGCGGCCGGCGCGCTGGTCCTGATGGACGCCAAGCGCGGCGACATCGGCTCCACCATGGCCGCCTACGCGGAGGCCTTCCTGGCGCCCACCAGCCCGCTGTTCTCGGACGCCGTCACGGTCAGCCCGTACCTGGGCTTCGGCTCGCTGCGCCCGGCCCTGGACCTGGCCCGCGAG from Kitasatospora cathayae includes:
- a CDS encoding quinone-dependent dihydroorotate dehydrogenase yields the protein MYKLLFDLVFKKMDPEKAHHLAFFWIRLASSVPGLRTLVRLVLAPRDRALRTRALGLDLPGPFGLAAGFDKNGVGIDGLAMLGFDYVEIGTITGEPQPGNPTPRLFRLVEDRALINRMGFNNQGSARVAARLAARPHTSSTPVIGVNIGKTKVVEEADAVADYVKSTERLAKYADYLVVNVSSPNTPGLRNLQAVDHLRPLLAAVREAADRTTAHHVPLLVKIAPDLADEDVDAVADLALELRLDGIIATNTTIGREGLRADAKRVEEIGMGGLSGAPLKARALEVLQRLRARTEGRLTLVSVGGVETAEDAWQRIIHGADLVQGYSAFIYEGPFWCRRIHRGLSARVRAGGFRDLAAAVGSAVRGS
- the pyrF gene encoding orotidine-5'-phosphate decarboxylase: MTLAPFGARLRQALDTRGQLCVGIDPHASLLSAWGLGDDLAGLETFSRTVVEALADRVAVLKPQAAFFERFGSKGVAVLEKTVEEARAAGALVLMDAKRGDIGSTMAAYAEAFLAPTSPLFSDAVTVSPYLGFGSLRPALDLAREQGCGVFALALTSNPEGAEVQRAVGADGEPVAAAVLRQLAAENADAAPLGSFGAVVGATLADAGVDLAINGPLLAPGIGAQGATMADLPRVFGASVINVVPSVSRDVLKHGPSVPALREAAERFVGEFADAVK